GCCGGCCGAAAGCGTGTTCCAGAGAATTGACGGTATTTATCAGGAAGCCAAAGAAAAAGACCCGGAAGTTTTTAAAGAGAGTTTGAAAGTAGACCCGGAAGAGCTTTACACGGTAGTTGAACATTTACAATCGCTTTCATTAAATAAAACTGATCTGGATACCAAAGGCGTTGCTTTTGAGCAGTTTATGGAAGACTTCTTTAAAGGCAAAAGCGGCCAATACTTTACTCCAAGAGAAATCGTCAATTTTGCCATTAAGATGATGGATATTAAAAATGATGATTTGGTTTTGGACCCAGCTTGCGGTTCTGGCGGATTCCTTTTGCATGCTTTAGATAAAGTTAGAAATGATGCCGAGGAATATTTTGGCAGTGATGAAGCCGAGAAATATCGCTATTGGCATAATTTCGCGGCTAATAATCTGTTCGGCATTGAAATCAACGACTCAATCGCTCGGGTAGCCAAAATGAATATGATTATTCATGACGACGGCCACACCAATGTTATCGGTTTTGACGCTTTGGAAGATATTGATAAGATGAACCGCAAAAATCCCGGCTTTGATAATAACCGTTTTGATATCATCGTTACCAATCCTCCCTTTGGCGCTAATGTTAAAGCCAGCGAGCACCCATATTTAGAAAAGTTTTTCTTTGGCAAAAAAATAAATAAAGACGGTAAAGAAAGAAATATGAAGAATCAAAAAACAGAGGTGTTATTTATTGAAAGATGTGTTAATTTTCTTAAGCTTGGCGTCGGTCAAATGGCCATTGTATTACCAGACGGTATTTTAACCAATTCCAGTCTGCAGTATGTTCGTGATTATTTAATGGAGAAAACGCAAATTCTGGCAGTGGTTAGTTTGCCTCAATTTGCTTTTACTCATTTTGGCGCCGGTGTTAAGTCGTCTTTGGTTTTTGTCCGCAAAAAAGAAGAAAACGAAAAACTTGGCAAGTATCCGATCTTTATGGCCATTGCCGAACATATCGGTTATGACGCCACTGGCCGCAAAGACGCAAAGAATGATCTTGATAAAATTTGCGAGGAATTTAAAAAATTTAAAAGTTTACCCCGTTAAATTACATTTAATTTGGGGTAAAAATAATCTTTAAATATGGATAAACAAGAAATTCAAAAACTAATTGAAGAAGCAATTAAACACAAAACCGAAACTAACAGCGTTGAATTTAAAGACGCCCGTGGCGGTTTGCCAAAAAGCACCTGGAAATCGATATCAGCTTTTTCCCACAGGCCTGGCGGTGGGATTATTGTTTTTGGAATTATAGAAGATAAAGAAAAGCGCGAAATAAAGATAATAGGGACGGACATATTAGATAGCTTACAAGAAAAAATTGGCGATTTGGTAAACAACGAAATGAGTTTCATTATTCGTCCCAATTATCATATTCTTGAAATTGAAAGCAAAACAATTTTAGCGGTTTTTATACCAGAGTGCCCTGATCAGTTTAAACCCTGTTATTATAAGCCGGCTGGCATGCCGAATGGTGCATACATCAGAGACGGAAATACTGACAGAAAAATGACAGATGATGAAATGAGAAGTTTAATTGATAATTCCAAAAAGTTTAAATTTGATATTACTGTAGCGGAAGAAACTTCGCTTGAAGATTTATCAAAAGAGAAAATATTGGAACTCTTAATAAAGAGTGGCGAAAGAACAAAAAGACGAAGCTCAATAGAGGAAATTAATTTTGAATTGCTAAAAAATCTGGGTATTGCTGATAGTTTTGGTAATTCGCCAAAACCAACCCTCGCCGGTTTTTTAATTTTTGCCAAAGAGAAACCTCAAAATAAACAACAGTTTAGCAGGTATATTATTAGATGTGTAAAATATCAGGGTTCAAATGTAGCCACCGACATAATAGACAGTATGGATATTAATGGCACGCTTGATGATCAAATAGATGATATGCAGAAATTTGTTTTAAGAAATATTAGGAAAGGCGCGGAAATAGTCGGCACTAAACGAATTGAACGTTATGAATACCCGGAAAAAGCAATCAGAGAAGTGGTGGCTAATGCGGTGATTCATAGAGATTACAAGATCACAGAAACTTATACCCAAATAAATATTTTCGCTGACAGGATAGAAGTTTTTAATCCCGGTTGTTTACCTCCCGGGGTTACCATAGAGAATATTAAAGACGCGCAAGTTAGTCGAAATGAAATAATCGCGGCTCGTCTAAAAGAACTTGATTATTTAGAAGAATATGGCCGCGGCATTGATATTGTTTTTAATGAAATGCAAAAATGGAATTTACTTCCTCCTATATTTAAAAATACATCAAATAGTTTTAAAGTTATTTTGCTCGGACAAAAATTAAGCAAGCTAAATGAGAGACAAATTAAAATTTGGGAGTATCTGGTTGAGAATAAGAAAGTAAATGTCAAAGATTGTGATGATTTACTTGAAAGTGTTTCCAGAAGGGCGATAAATTATTATTTAAATAAAATGGAAGAAATGGGTTTAATAAAAAGACAAGGTGAATCAATAAATAGATATTATGTTTCCGCTTTCTAAAAATTGCCAGCTTTTGCAGGCAATTACAGGCAATCCAATTTTTTGGCTAAAATAAAGGATTTTTATGGTTATAATAAATTTATAGAAATTGCCAGCTTTTGCAGGCAATTACAGGCAATCCAATTTTTTGGCTAAAATAAAGGATTTTTGAAGGATAGAAATGGTTAAGAGTATTAGAAGCAATTAGAAGCAAGTTTAATATCTCATAAATGCAAAAATATGAGACATAAATAATTTAGTGTATCGTGGATGAGACGCAATTCCCATTTGCCATTTGCAAGGGGGTATGAAAATGGAGAAAAATTATGAAATTAAAATTTTTATTTGGTTTAAAAAATTTTTTTAAAAAACACAAGAATAAATTTAATCAAAAAAATATTAAAATTTTTTCTATATGGTTTTTAATTTATATCAGCCTAATATTTTTTATTTTGCAGTGGAATAGTTACAACATTGGAATTTTAAAATATAATTTTGATTTAATAAAATTTTTATCGCCCCTTTTATTATTATCATTAGCTTGGTTTATTGCATCTAAACATAAAGAGTTGGTAATAACATTGTGCATAGTTATTATAACGATTGTATTTTTCTGGATAGAAAACAATAAAAGTGAACTTGAGGGAGTAAACATAATTCAAACTACAAATATATATAATTGCCGAATAATTGATAATAATATTAATTTTTTAACTAATAGCGAAAATAATGATCATGGTTTCGTTTTAAATTTTTTTATAACAGAGCCATATTATCAAAATCTTGACTTAATTTTTAAAAAAGCGGGCAAGGAAAAAAGTGACAAGATTTTAAGGGCGATTTTTGAGATGGAGGGTGCAAACTCTTTTATTAAAATAAATATAGAAAGGGCTACGAATTTTGGAAATATAGATTTAAGATATAATGAAGAAATTATAAAGTGGTCTAAAAAAATTAAACCTATTATTTGTAAAAAATTATTTTATAAAGATGAATAATCAAACTAAAACTCAACAATTAAGTTCCACCTCCACAACAGCTACGGCGGACAAGCCGCAAATTTTTACTGTTTGGAGTAGCGAAATTGAGGGAAGAATTGATCCGTCATTTTATCGTCCAGAATTTAAAATATTGGAAAAGGCATTTATTGATGGCAAATACCAAGTAAAAACACTTAAAGATATAGCAGAAAAGATTTCCAGTGGCGCTACCCCCTTATCTGGCGGAGATGCCTATACTAACAAAGAAGAAGGAATTCCTTTTATTCGTAGTGGTGATATTAATGCGGACAAGAATATAAATTTTGATGATTTGCTTTATATCAAAGAGGATATTCACCAAAAGAAACTTAAATCATCTCAGCTTAAAAAAGGAGACGTGCTTATAGCCATTGTAGGTGCTACAATCGGTCAAGTTTCTTTATATGATTATGACAGAGAAGCAAATATAAATCAGGCTATTGCCATGGTTAGAGTAAATAAAGGTATTAATCCCGAATATGTAAAAGAATACTTACTTTCAACAGTCGGGCAAAATCAATTAAATAAAATCAAAAGACCTGTTGCGAGGGCAAATATAAATCTTGAAGAAGTCGGCAGTATTAAGATTCCACTCCCGCCTCTCTCAATCCAAAACAAAATCGTGGAGATAATGGCAAAAGCGTATCAGGAGAAAAAGGAAAAAGAAGCCGAGGCCGCGAGGTTGCTTGAGTCCATTGATACTTATGTTTTAGATCAGCTCGGCATTCCCGCCTTCGCCAAGGCTTCGGCGGGTAAAAAAATGTGCTTTGAAGTAATGAGTGGTAAGGTTGAGAATAATCGGGTTGACGCTGAATACTGGCAACCGTTTTTAGAAAATATTGAGCAAATAATAAGGCAAAGCAAACACAGAACTAAAAAGCTCAAAGATTTTATTACTAAAATCCATTATGGCGCTTCTACCTCAAACGCTTATGTAGATAACGGAATTCCTCTGCTTCGCATTCTAAATCTAAAGCCGAATTATGTTGATTTGTCGGATGTGGTTCATTTGCCGGAAAACTTCCGCAAAGAATTAGGCAACGCTTTTGTTAAAGCCGGCGATTTGCTCATATCCCGAAGCGGAACTGTTGGCATAGTGTCGGTTGTGCCAAAAGAGGCAGATGGCTTTGCTTTCGGCTCGTTTATGATTAAGTTTTGTTTGAATGATGAAATAAATAAAGAGTTTATTTCTATCTGGCTTAACAACAAATTGAATAAGCTATTAACCAAACGAGAAAAGATTGGCGCCATACAGGGCAATATTACTATTGGCACGATTGAAAACTTTGATATTCCAATGCCTCCTTTATCAATTCAAAATAAAATCGTGGAAAAAATAAATTTCTACTACTTCCAAGCCCAGAAATTAAAAGATGAAGCAAATAATAACCTGCAAAAAGCCAAAGTCAAAGTTGAGCGGATTATTTTGGGATAAATTTATGAGACCAGCATATAACTTAGACAAAATAAAATACGCCACGGATCAGCCGACTTTTGAGAAAGCGGCGGCGATTTATGAATCGGGCGGAGTGAAAAATTTTCAACATAACGGGATGGCCGGTTATTTGGCGAAAGTTAAAGGAAGCGGAGGTAATTTTTATGATGTTTTTATTTCCGGCAGACACTATGGCCAAGGCGATTGTAATTGTTATCTTGGCCAGCGAGACACTCTTTGCAAGCATATGGCGGCCGTATCAATTTACGCTTGTTTAGACGGCAAAAAATTAAGCCAAGAGGATAAAGAATTGGTATCAAGTCCAGTCTGTAGTGGTAAATTGGGAGAGTTAAGTAAGGAGGAAATAGTTGAAACTAAAAAAGCCATTACTTTAGCGATGAGATACATAAAAGCGTATAACGGGCCTTCTCGGATTTGGTTTGCTTATCAAAATTCTTTGGATGAAGGTTGCGCTCGGTTATCAAAATTAGTGTCGGATTTGCCAATTAGCGAACAAACAGCCAAATTATTGGTTGATATGCTTTTACGGCTTGATAAAAAATTATGCGCGGGCGGAGTTGATGATTCTAACGGCACGGTTGGCGGATTTATGGAAGAAGTTGTTTTAATGCTTAAAGAATACGCCAAACTTGATCTTAAATGCATCAAAGCGTTTAAAAAACTCTGCGGCCAAAAAACCTGTTTCGGCTGGGAAGAACCATTGATTAAAATATTTGATGAACAGTAAAACCATGACTAAACATATTTTTTGTTCAGTCGCAGTCTCTTGTCAGCCCCGCTAGCCAGCGGGGTCAGGGGACTTTGACTGCTTGGTTCAAGGCCGGATCGCAGTCCTTTTTAAGAGACTACGGTCTTGCTAATAACCGGTTATAAAAATTAACTAACCTTATGGCAAGCCAAACAATTTTAATCATAATTGGAATAGCAATTATTATTTTGCTCTTGACGCGCAAGGGCCGGGAAGCGGCCGTCGGTATCTGCGCCGCGGCTATCGGGCAGGATGCGAAAAAGCGGGAAAACAAAGAAAAGACGGAGGCGCTTCTTAAAGAGCGCGGTTCGCTTTCAAACTCCGACATCCGCGAGGCGCTTGGGATTTCCGACCGCTCCGTTATCCGCTATATGGACGAGTTAGAAAAAGAGGGCAAGGTTGAGCAAGTCGGCTCTACCGGCCGGGGCGTGGTTTACCGCCTAAAATAAATGTAATAAACCCGCCAGGCGGGTGGCGGGTTTTGTTCAGTCGCAGTCTCTTGCCAGCCCCGTCCCGCCGGCGGGATCAGGGGACTTTGACTTAAAAATCGCCAAACTGGCGATTTTTTGGTAGAATGGAAGATATGCCAAAGAAAAAATCCGCCTTCGCCAAGGCTACGGCGGGCAAGCAGGAAAAATTTAATAAAGGCGAAATAATAATTTATAAGCCGGCCAAAGGCGAGGTTGAGTTGAAAGTGCGTTTGGAAGATGAAAGCATTTGGCTTGACGCGCATCAAATGGCCTTGATTTTTGACGTTAAGCGACCGGCAATAGTTAAGCATATCAATAATATCTGCAAAACCGGAGAACTGGACGAAAAATCAACCTGTTCCAAAATGGAACAGGTTGCCGCGGACGGCAAAATCCGCAAAATGAACCTCTATAATCTTGATATGATTATTTCTGTTGGCTATCGCGTTAATTCGCAAAGAGCCACCCAGTTTAGAATATGGGCTACATCGGTATTGAAAAAATATTTACTGCAGGGTTATGCCCTGAACGAGAGAAGATTATTGGAAGCAAAAAATAAATTTAAACAATTGCAAGAAACAATCGCATTTTTAGAGAAGCAATCAAAAAAAGAATTGATAAAAGGGCAAGGAGCGGAAATTTTGAATTTACTGGCAGATTATTCTAAAACCTTATCCTTGCTTGAGCAATACGACAAAGGCAAGTTAAAAAGCGGAAAGGGCCAAAAGTCAAAATTTGTTTTAAAATATGAAAATTGTTTAGCCATAATCACGGAAATTAAAAAAGAGTTGATAGCGAAAAAAGAAACTGGAGATTTGTTCGGACAGGAGCGAGAGAGAAGTTTGGAGGGGATTGTTAATGGCCTTTATCAGACATTTGCCAAAAAAGAATTGTATCAAACCATTGAAGATAAAGCGGCGCATCTGCTTTATTTTGCTATCAAAGACCATCCTTTTACTGACGGCAATAAGCGGATTGCCTCATTTTTATTTGTTTATTTTTTGGATAAAGATAATTATCTTTATCGCGAGAACGGTGAAAAGAAAATCAATGACAACGCTTTAACCGCGCTTGCGCTTTTGATTGCGGAAAGCGACCCGAAAGAAAAAGATCAAATAATTGCTTTAATTACGCAGTTAATAAAATAAAAATATGCGATTACCAAAAAACAAAGAAGGAATAATTAAAAAGCGGGCCGAAATTGAAAATCAGCTCAATGAACTGATTAATTCAATGGATTTAAGTGTGAGTTTTGATGAAATAAAAGAGATGATTTATAATGAGCAGGATCAAGGCGTCTTGCATGAAATAGTTTCCAAATTTGATCAGGGCCGGGGTATTGATGAGCTGAATAAAATTTTAGAAGTTGTTAATGACGCTTGGAATTATTTTCCGCATAAATGCCTTAACGGCCTTTCGCCAGCTGAAAAAATTTTAGGAAGCCAACGGTAGTTTATTCATTAACCCCGCAGTAAACCCCGCAAAAAAATGTGTCGCAGTCTCTTGCCAGCCCCGTCCCGCCGGCGGGGTCAGGGGACTTTGACTGTTTAATTTGAGATTGGGCCGTAGTCCTTTTTAAGAAACTGCGATCCCGCTATTAAACTATGAACAAATATCATAGAAAAATGATATATTTTGTTTTCGCGATATTGTTCGGCGCGTTTATGTTTGTATACGGTGAGTTTGATGACAGTCCCGGCGGACAACTGCTGGGGCTGATAATGTTTATTATCGGCATCACAGGCCTGATAAATAGCGAAAAAAAAAATTCCGGTTAAATTACTTTTCTTTTATCGGTAAGCTGTTTTTTCCAAAACAATTTCAGGTATCGTTCACAATCCAAAAGCCGTGAACAGC
The genomic region above belongs to Patescibacteria group bacterium and contains:
- a CDS encoding N-6 DNA methylase; translation: MSTIYEPQKEKVISEPEEYLKLGQSKGYFALGDKKIKYLAIGKKYNFSDPEEKVRAEYYFDLIEKYNYPAKRIELEVEMPDRTPERYADIVIYKDDEQKIPYIVVECKKDGITDAEFEQATKQAIANARILKAPFAICVAGNTRRALETEKWNDKTPEKAIITDIPISYGKIEEFRYKKGDPNWDLKVLDKQELIRALKKSHDTLWAGGKRNPTVAFDELAKIIFVKIRDEKKGRKDGEYYDFQIKTHEPAESVFQRIDGIYQEAKEKDPEVFKESLKVDPEELYTVVEHLQSLSLNKTDLDTKGVAFEQFMEDFFKGKSGQYFTPREIVNFAIKMMDIKNDDLVLDPACGSGGFLLHALDKVRNDAEEYFGSDEAEKYRYWHNFAANNLFGIEINDSIARVAKMNMIIHDDGHTNVIGFDALEDIDKMNRKNPGFDNNRFDIIVTNPPFGANVKASEHPYLEKFFFGKKINKDGKERNMKNQKTEVLFIERCVNFLKLGVGQMAIVLPDGILTNSSLQYVRDYLMEKTQILAVVSLPQFAFTHFGAGVKSSLVFVRKKEENEKLGKYPIFMAIAEHIGYDATGRKDAKNDLDKICEEFKKFKSLPR
- a CDS encoding ATP-binding protein is translated as MDKQEIQKLIEEAIKHKTETNSVEFKDARGGLPKSTWKSISAFSHRPGGGIIVFGIIEDKEKREIKIIGTDILDSLQEKIGDLVNNEMSFIIRPNYHILEIESKTILAVFIPECPDQFKPCYYKPAGMPNGAYIRDGNTDRKMTDDEMRSLIDNSKKFKFDITVAEETSLEDLSKEKILELLIKSGERTKRRSSIEEINFELLKNLGIADSFGNSPKPTLAGFLIFAKEKPQNKQQFSRYIIRCVKYQGSNVATDIIDSMDINGTLDDQIDDMQKFVLRNIRKGAEIVGTKRIERYEYPEKAIREVVANAVIHRDYKITETYTQINIFADRIEVFNPGCLPPGVTIENIKDAQVSRNEIIAARLKELDYLEEYGRGIDIVFNEMQKWNLLPPIFKNTSNSFKVILLGQKLSKLNERQIKIWEYLVENKKVNVKDCDDLLESVSRRAINYYLNKMEEMGLIKRQGESINRYYVSAF
- a CDS encoding restriction endonuclease subunit S; this translates as MNNQTKTQQLSSTSTTATADKPQIFTVWSSEIEGRIDPSFYRPEFKILEKAFIDGKYQVKTLKDIAEKISSGATPLSGGDAYTNKEEGIPFIRSGDINADKNINFDDLLYIKEDIHQKKLKSSQLKKGDVLIAIVGATIGQVSLYDYDREANINQAIAMVRVNKGINPEYVKEYLLSTVGQNQLNKIKRPVARANINLEEVGSIKIPLPPLSIQNKIVEIMAKAYQEKKEKEAEAARLLESIDTYVLDQLGIPAFAKASAGKKMCFEVMSGKVENNRVDAEYWQPFLENIEQIIRQSKHRTKKLKDFITKIHYGASTSNAYVDNGIPLLRILNLKPNYVDLSDVVHLPENFRKELGNAFVKAGDLLISRSGTVGIVSVVPKEADGFAFGSFMIKFCLNDEINKEFISIWLNNKLNKLLTKREKIGAIQGNITIGTIENFDIPMPPLSIQNKIVEKINFYYFQAQKLKDEANNNLQKAKVKVERIILG
- a CDS encoding virulence protein RhuM/Fic/DOC family protein, producing MPKKKSAFAKATAGKQEKFNKGEIIIYKPAKGEVELKVRLEDESIWLDAHQMALIFDVKRPAIVKHINNICKTGELDEKSTCSKMEQVAADGKIRKMNLYNLDMIISVGYRVNSQRATQFRIWATSVLKKYLLQGYALNERRLLEAKNKFKQLQETIAFLEKQSKKELIKGQGAEILNLLADYSKTLSLLEQYDKGKLKSGKGQKSKFVLKYENCLAIITEIKKELIAKKETGDLFGQERERSLEGIVNGLYQTFAKKELYQTIEDKAAHLLYFAIKDHPFTDGNKRIASFLFVYFLDKDNYLYRENGEKKINDNALTALALLIAESDPKEKDQIIALITQLIK
- a CDS encoding winged helix-turn-helix transcriptional regulator encodes the protein MASQTILIIIGIAIIILLLTRKGREAAVGICAAAIGQDAKKRENKEKTEALLKERGSLSNSDIREALGISDRSVIRYMDELEKEGKVEQVGSTGRGVVYRLK